The proteins below are encoded in one region of Legionella antarctica:
- a CDS encoding GDP-L-fucose synthase family protein, giving the protein MIKFMHENARIFVAGHSGLVGSAIVRSLKKQGYTNLILKSKNQLDLREQSSVRVFFEKEQPEFVFMAAAKVGGIVANNTYPADFGYENQVIQNNIIHASWVNKVQRLLFLGSSCLYPRECPQPMREEYLLTGPLESTNKAYALAKISGISMCDSFNKQYKTKYLVGMPTNLYGPNDNYDLQASHVIPALMRKIHEAKVSNSSFVEVWGTGVAKREFMHSDDMGDAALFLLNLPESQYDDLINCPVSGPLVNIGYGKDISIKELVELLCIIVDYKGELKWDTTKPDGTPKKLLNTEKINSAGWQPRLSLVDELKRIYMDKFSNGIN; this is encoded by the coding sequence ATGATAAAATTTATGCATGAGAATGCAAGAATATTTGTTGCTGGACACTCTGGCTTGGTTGGATCAGCTATTGTCAGATCCTTGAAAAAACAAGGTTATACTAACTTGATTCTTAAATCCAAAAATCAATTGGATTTAAGAGAACAAAGCAGTGTGCGGGTTTTTTTTGAAAAAGAGCAACCTGAATTTGTTTTTATGGCTGCAGCAAAAGTTGGTGGTATCGTTGCAAACAATACATATCCAGCTGATTTTGGCTATGAAAATCAAGTTATTCAAAATAATATTATTCATGCTTCATGGGTAAATAAAGTGCAGCGTTTATTGTTTTTAGGTTCTTCTTGTCTTTATCCTCGGGAATGTCCTCAGCCTATGCGCGAAGAATATTTATTAACTGGACCTCTTGAGTCAACAAATAAGGCCTATGCATTAGCTAAAATTTCAGGGATTTCTATGTGTGATTCCTTTAATAAGCAATATAAAACCAAATATTTAGTTGGTATGCCAACTAATCTGTATGGTCCAAATGATAATTACGATCTGCAAGCATCACATGTCATACCTGCATTGATGAGAAAAATTCATGAAGCCAAAGTATCGAATAGCTCGTTCGTTGAGGTGTGGGGTACCGGGGTGGCAAAACGAGAATTCATGCATAGTGATGATATGGGGGATGCAGCGCTTTTTTTATTAAATTTACCGGAATCTCAATACGATGATCTAATTAATTGTCCCGTAAGTGGGCCTTTGGTAAATATTGGCTATGGAAAGGACATATCTATTAAAGAGCTTGTTGAATTGCTTTGTATTATTGTGGACTATAAAGGCGAACTTAAATGGGATACAACCAAGCCGGACGGTACGCCCAAAAAGCTGTTAAATACAGAAAAAATTAATAGCGCTGGATGGCAACCAAGATTGTCGCTAGTAGACGAATTAAAGAGAATTTACATGGATAAATTTTCTAATGGAATTAATTAA